Below is a window of Tolypothrix bouteillei VB521301 DNA.
TCGCTCATGTATTCGCGTTCAAATAGGGCAAGAGTTTAGCTCACTTGGCGATAACAGCTATTGCATCAACCCGCAAAATCCCGACCACTATCAACAACTGTTTAGATCCATCCTCTATGACGGTCAACCTGTTAGTGAGATTATACATTTGTGGACTTATGACTCATTGACAGCAGATACCCCCTCTTTAGACGCACTCCAACCAGCTCAAGAACGAGGCATTTACAGTCTCTTGTACTTAATCCAAGCATTAGCCAAGGTTCAAGGTTCTCAGCAGTCGGTGCGCTTACTATGCGTTGGGAGCCAAACCCAAGCTACTTCATCCACAGATAAAATTGCTCCTGCCAAGTCATTGATATTAGGCTTGCTCAAAACTATTCCCCAGGAAATGCCGACTTTACGCGTCCGCCATGTGGATCTTCTGCTAGAGGAAGAAGAGAACAATGCAGCTTATATTCTCCAAGAACTCCAAACAAACTCAAAAGCTTTGGAGGTTGCTTATCGTCAGAGACAGCGTTTGGTTCCTCGCTTACAAAAAGTAGATTGGAAACAACAACTCAAGGGAGAATTACCTTTTAAGCAAGGAGGTATTTATCTGCTGAGTGGTGGACTTGGCGGTGTAGGAGCGGAGATTGCTAAGTATCTGCTGCAAAATTACCAAGCAAAGCTGTTATTGCTGGGGAGAAGTCCTTTATCTGAAAAAATCGAGGTCTATCGAGAATTAGAGCAATTACCAGGAGAAATTAGCTATCAACAAGTAGATATTTGCCAGTACGAGCAAGTACAACAGGCACTCACACAAGCTTTATCTCAATGGCAAGGAGAATTAGCTGGAATCATTCACCTAGCAGTAGTATATGGGCAGAATTTGCTTTTAGAAGAAACTCGCGACAACTTAGAGGCGGTGCTGCGTCCGAAGGTACAAGGAACCTGGGTATTGCATCAACTCTTGCAAGATTATCCCAATAGCTTGTTTATTAGCTTCTCTTCTTTAGCCGATTTATTTGGCGGTGCTAATATCGGTGCATATATTGCTGCTAACTCCTTTCTAGAACGCTTTACGCACTATCAACGCCATCAACAGGGACGGCAGAGTTATTGCTTCGTTTGGGGTAACTGGGATAACTTAGGCATCAGCCAAGATAATCCTGCACAATCTTGGCTTCATCGGCGAGGGTCTTGCAGTATTTCCACCACCCAAGGTCTCTATTCTTTGCTGACAGGTTTGTACCATGACCAAGAACATTTATTAATAGGTTTGGATGGCAGCAAACCGTATATCCAGAAGTATTTGGAAATAGAAGCTAGTGGGTTGCAGAAATTAACTGCTTATTTCACCACGAAGGGCATTGGTGCTACTGTTTCAGACTTAATTGTAAAAATACAGAACTATGGGATTGTGGATTACTTTGGCACGCCAGTCACTTGTGACTTCGTACAGCTTGCACAAATGCCCTTGACAGTGACAGGGGAAATCGACCGGGAGCAGTTACAGCTTCTTAGTGCTGGTAGAGACACCCAAACACGGATTATGCCTCGCAATGAGTTAGAGCGGCAAATATCACTTGTTTGGCAGGAAGTTTTAGGAATTGGACAAATTGACATTCACAGCAACTTTTTTGAACTGGGTGGGAGTTCTATCAAGGCAATTATTTTGGTTAATAAATTAGAAAAGCAACTGGGACGAAACTTTCATTTCACACTGATGATTGAAGCTCCAACTATTGCTCAATTTTCATCGTACATTCAGAACAATTATTTAGAACTGAATTCTAGAGCGCAAGGTTCTAATGTGAGTACAACAAACAGCAAAACAACGGTGCTATCTGGAAAAAATAACGTCACACCAATTGCGGAAACACTAATTACTGTTACAACCGATATAGAGGAGGGAGAAATTTGAAAACAGTTAATCGATTGTTAACTGACCTAGAAAAGTTGGAAATTCAACTTTGGCTAGATGAAGAAGTTCGTCTGCGCTACAGCGCCCCCAAGGGAGCTTTATCTTCACAGTTACGCGACGAATTGCGAGAACGTAAAGCGGAAATTATCGAATACCTGCATTACAAACATCGGGTAGCAAAGTTCCCACCTATTGAGTCTATCTTGGTCAAGATCCAGCCTATCGGAAGTAAACCGCCTTTGTTTTGCATTCACCCAGCTGGTGGTAATGTCTTCTGCTATTTAGAATTATCCCGTCATCTGGGTTTGGACCAGCCTTTGTATGGCTTGCGACCACCTAATTTATACGGGGAAGAAGAACCTTTAAACTCTATCGAGGATATGGCTACAGCTTATATCAAAGCGATGCAATCCGTTCAGCCCCAGGGACCTTATCACCTTGCAGGTTCTTCTTTTGGTGGACTTGTAATTTATGAGATAGCACAGCAATTGCAAGCTAGCGGTCAAGAAGTTTCTTTTCTAGGAATGCTAGATATGGCTTTACTCACATCTACAGATCTAAAAAACCAAATAGAAAGAGTGGGGAATGAATACTATCTAGTGTTAACCGCTTTTGCTGATAGTACAGCAGGTGCTTTAGGTGAGTATGTGCAGCAAATAACAGTTGATGAATTGCGAACTTTTTCTGAGTTAGACGCGCAATTAAACTATATTTTGCAGAAATTAATCGAGCTTAAACTTTTACCTACTGAATTTACATTTGAGCAGTTTCGCCATCTTTTTGATGTGTTTGAAGGCAATGTTATAGCTGGAATGCGCTACACAATCAAAACATACCCTGGTAAAGTTGTTTTCTTCCATGCAACAGAAGACATAATCGACTTATTTCACGAACATCAAGACCCAACAAGAGGTTGGTCAAAATTCGCACTGGGTGGGGTAGATGTTCATGAGATAGAAGGGAACCATTACTCTATGCTTCGCAGTCAGGTTTTAGCCGAAAAAATCAAGCCTTATCTGATAAAATCTTAGCCTCAGCGTCAATTATCCGTCTTTTGTGCCTCTTTGGGAAAAGCGGGACAAAGGCAGAATGCCTGGTTTACATAAAATGAAGTATGGACTGATATGAGACTGCTCAGTCTCCGGCTGAAGATGGAAGAAGCTGCTTGCAATTAGCTGTAGCAAAGAGATAAGGGATGAGGGAAACAGCGATAAGCAAAGCTTAAACGCCTTAAGGCGTATCGCACCTTCCCCTCTCCCATCTTATCTACCCCAATCGCGTTCCAAATCATGAATCACTTTTTCGAGATACCAGTCCTCGGGCATTCCAGGATAGTCATATCTTGCTTGGTCAATCAGTCGTTCGGCGATTTCCCAATGTCCCCCAACGAGTCTTAACAAGCGCTGGCGCAGCAAGTTGTTCGTTGTTTTTTTAGATTCGGAAGTAGATGAATGAATTTTTTTTAAACTATCTATGACTTGTTGGTAATTTACCCAATCTTCTTTTTCACACAACATACTAGCCGCACGCTGGTAATCTTCAATAGCGCGATGCATCTCTTCTATGCAAGTATAGGCAATACCGCGATTGTAATAAGCTGTTGCATCATTGGGATTAATTTCTAGTGCTTGAGTGTAATCTTTAATTGCACCCAGGTGGTTACCCATTTCCCGGAAAACATTCCCTCTAGCAACATAAAGTAATGCGTCTTGCGGCTGTATTTGAAGTGCTTGATTAAAATCTGCGATCGCTCCAGTATGGTCTCCCATATGAAATCGTGCTTTTCCTCGGTTGCGGTAAACAATTGCGTCTTGAAAATTCAATTGCAATGCTCGGTTAAAGTCGGAGATAGCATCTTGGTAGTTACCTTGTTTGCACCGGACGACTCCCCGACAACAATAAGCATATGCATCTTGCGGGTCAGCTTGCAACACCCAGTTTAAGTCTTCCATTGCATCTCGGGTGTTACCTTTCTCTGCTTTATCGAGTAATTGGATAAAATAAGAGCTTTCAGATTTTAAAGGCGCGATCGTGGGAGTCGGAGATTTTACAGTGGTAGGTTTTTCTTTTGGCTGTAACTGTCTGATTTTTGCAAGGCATTGACGGCAGTTTTCTGTATCTTTTTGGTTTAGGTACAGTTCTGCTGCCTTTTTAAAGCTAGCGATCGCATCAGGAATATAACCTTGTTTGCGGAGTACTGTTCCCCGCAAATTATGTGCAGCGGCGTAGTTAATATTATGGCGAATAGCTTGCTCTACATCTGCAAGCGCTCCTGGTAAATTTTTCAATGACACTCGTGCTAGTGCTCGGCTATAGTAAGCTTCAACACTTTGAGCCAGATCGATGGCTGTGGTGAAGTCAGAAACAGCCTTGTGTATTTCTCCGAGATCGTAGTACGCCAAGCCTCTTCGATAATATGCTTCAGCAAAATAAGGTGCTAGCTGCAAAGCATGGGTAAATTCCTCAATAGCTCCAGCGTAATCTTTTTGCTTGGCTTTCTCTATTCCTTTATTATAAGATTCGTTATTCATAGTATTTATTGAGAGGAGCAAGTATCGAGAGTAAAGGTTAAGTAGGAGAGATCCTTTATACTTTATACTTCAGCCTTTAATTCACTCATTTCCAATTTTCGTTGAAATAGAATAAATTTGCCACTATGGACTACCTCTATCGCTATCCACCTTTGTACCCCGGTATTCTGCTGAAACGCTACAAGAGGTTTTTTGCTGACGTTGAACTTGCTTCTGGAGAAGTTGTCACAGCCCACTGTCCAAATACCGGACCCATGACGGGTGTTTGTACTCCTGGTAGTTTAGTGCAACTTTCCTACAGCGATCGTCCCAATCGTAAATTGTCCTATACTTGGGAAATGATTCAGGTACATGACAGCGAGCCCACCTGGGTTGGTATAAATACTATATTGCCTAATAAAATAACCAAGTTGGCTTTAGAAAAATATCTTTTTTTAGAATTGGGCAAGTATACTCATCTTCTAACCGAAGTCGCATATGGTCAAGATAAAAAAAGCCGTGTAGATTTTCTCTTATATGAATCCCAAGAGAACAAAAACACCGTTCCCTCTAGTGGCTCTTTAGCAAGAAAGCGGGAATTACTACTCGAGCAAAGCATTCCTAGAATTTATCTTGAAGTTAAAAATACAACTTTGGCACAGGGTAGAATAGCTCTGTTTCCCGATACAGAAACAACACGGGGACAAAAACATCTCCGAGAATTGATGGCACTTCTGCCTCAACATCGTGCAGTGATGCTTTACTTTATTAACAGAGGTGATTGTACAGCATTTGCCCCTGGTGATGCTACAGATCCAATATATGGGAAATTGTTAAGAGATGCTATCAACGTTGGGTTAGAAATTTTACCTTGTAGATTTGAAACGACTCCTGAAGGAGTACGTTATTTAGGTTTTGCAGAATGCAAATTTTAAAATTCAGGTTACGAAAATTCAAGAAATATAACAATCAAAATACTGTCAATCACACATAGTCCCCAAGTTAAATTATTATGTACTGGAAATAGTGTATGAGATGCTAGATGTAGAATTAAACACAGAAAAAATTGCAGCGATCGATATTGTTAACTAAACCGTATTGGATTAACAAGTGAGATGAATTGAAGAATTGTCTAGAGCTAATAAGGCATTTGCTCTCAAAGACCAAAAACAAAGCCCCAGTCCTGACATAGAGGAACGGGGCTTTGCTGGATTTATGAACCTGGCACCGAGCTATTTTAGCAGGCGGCAACCCGCCAACTATCGTCGCCGCATCAATGTTTCACAACTGAGTTCGGGATGGAATCAGAGTGGGACCACTGAGCCATAGGCACCAGGAATGAATGATGAATGATGAATTATGAATGATGAACTTCATCAAAAGGAAGGCTCATCGTGGAATTCAAAACCCTGAAGACTGCACAGAAAAGCGAAACAAGTGTGAATTGTGAATTGAAGAAGATTGTCATCATTCATCATTCAGAATTCATCATTGAGATGAGGTCAAGACCTCGGTCTGTTAGGACAACTTGGCTAAGTACATTACTGCACGTACACCGACTGCCTATGAACAGGTGTTCTACCTGTGACCTTACCTACTTGTAGTAGTCAGAGCACTCATCTTGAGGTGGGCTTCCCACTTAGATGCTTTCAGCGGTTATCCGCTCCGCACTTGGCTACCCAGCGTCTACCACGGGCGTGATAACTGGTACACCAGCGGTGCGTTCCTCCCGGTCCTCTCGTACTAAGGAGGACTCCTCTCAATGCTCTTGCGCCTGCACCGGATATGGACCGAACTGTCTCACGACGTTCTGAACCCAGCTCACGTACCGCTTTAATGGGCGAACAGCCCAACCCTTGGGACGTACTTCCGCCCCAGGTTGCGATGAGCCGACATCGAGGTGCCAAACCTCCCCGTCGATGTGGACTCTTGGGGGAGATCAGCCTGTTATCCCTAGAGTAACTTTTATCCGTTGAGCGACGGCCATTCCATACTGCGCCGTCGGATCACTAAGACCGTGTTTCCACCCTGTTCGAGTTGTAGCTCTTACAGTCAAGCTCCCTTATTGCCTTTACACTCAACGCACGGTTTCCAAGCGTGCTGAGGGAACCTTTGTGCGCCTCCGTTACCTTTTAGGAGGCGACCGCCCCAGTCAAACTGCCCATCTGAAACTGTCTCCCGATTGGATAGACAATCGTGGGTTAGAATCCTAGCTTCGCCAGAGTGGTATCTCACCGTTGGCTCGGTATCCCCCACAAGGGATACTTCAGTGCCTCCCACCTATCCTGCGCAAGCCAAGCCCGGACCCAATTCCAGACTACAGTAAAGCTTCATAGGGTCTTTCTGTCCTGGTGCAGGTAGTCCGTATCTTCACAGACATTCCTATTTCGCCGAGTCTCTCTCTGAGACACCATCCAGATCGTTACGCCTTTCGTGCGGGTCGGAACTTACCCGACAAGGAATTTCGCTACCTTAGGACCGTTATAGTTACGGCCGCCGTTCACCGGGGCTTCAGTCGTCAGCTTTAGGGTTTCCCCCTGACCAACTTCCTTAACCTTCCGGCACTGGGCAGGCGTCAGCCCCCATACTTCCAATTGCTTGTTTGCGGAGACCTGTGTTTTTGGTAAACAGTCGCCTGGATCTCTTCACTGCGACCCACTTGCGTGGGCACCCCTTCTTCCGAAGTTACGGGGCCATTTTGCCGAGTTCCTTAGAGAGAGTTATCTCGCGCCCCTGAGTTTTCTCAACTTCCCCACCTGTGTCGGTTTCGAGTACGGGTTTGATGTTTTCATCACCAACGTAGCTTTTCTTGGCACTATCATTTACAACTCGGCATCCTTAGACACCTCCCAATCCATTCAGGGCGTTGCTATCTTTCATGCGTCTTACGTTGACTCCCACATCAAAGTGAGGGATTGTTCACCCTCTGTCCATCGACTACGCCTTTCGGCCTCGCCTTAGGTCCCGACTAACCCAGAGTGGACGAACCTGCCTCTGGAACCCTTGGGGTTTCGGGGCTAGGGATTCTTACCCTAGTTTGCGCTACTCAAGCCGACATTCTCACTTCCGTCTCGTCCACAGCTGCTTGCCGCTACTGCTTCTACCTACCACGGAACGCTCCCCTACCAGTTAACAATCTCATCACTTAGCATGCAACCTTCTGGAGCGGAGCGAGGGAGTGAAGGAGGGAGGGAGGGAGGGAGGAACTATTCTTCGTTCCCTCACTCTCTCACTCTCTCACTCTCTCCCTCTGTCTTCCAAAAGAGGCTGTATGCTAAATGATGGCTTGCTAAATCCACAGCTTCGGTACATCGCTTAGTCCCATTCATTTTCGGCGCAGGAGCGCTTGACCAGTGAGCTATTACGCACTCTTTCAAGGATGGCTGCTTCTAGGCAAACCTCCTGGTTGTCTTTGCACTCCCACCTCCTTTGCCACTTAGCGATGATTTCGGGACCTTAGCTGGTGGTCTGGGCTGTTTCCCTCTTGACGATGAAGCTTATCCCCCACCGTCTCACTGGTAACTCTCCACTGAGTATTCAGAGTTTATCTCGATTTGGTACCGGTCTCCCAGCCCGCACCGAAATAGTGCTTTACCCCTCAGTTTTTCCGTTACCGCTGCGCCTCAACACATTTCGGGGAGAACCAGCTAGCTCCGAGTTCGATTGGCATTTCACCCCTAACCACACCTCATCCGCCGATTTTTCAACATCGGTCGGTTCGGACCTCCACTTGGTGTTACCCAAGCTTCATCCTGGACATGGTTAGATCACCCGGGTTCGGGTCTATAAATACTGATAACGCGCCCTTTTCAGACTCGCTTTCGCTTTGGCTTCGTCAACAAACTTAACCTACCAGTACCTATAACTCGCCGGCTCATTCTTCAACAGGCACGCGGTCATCCGTTGAATCGGACTCCCACTGCTTGTAGGCTCACGGTTTCATGTTCTATTTCACTCCCCTCAACGGGGTTCTTTTCACCTTTCCCTCGCGGTACTTGTTCGCTATCGGTCACACAGTAGTATTTAGCCTTACGAGATGGTCCTCGCTGATTCACATGGGATTCCTCGTGCCCCATGCTACTCGGGATTCAGCTACTATCCTTAAGCTTTCGACTACAGGACTTTCACCTTCTTTGGTGCAGTATTTCGCTGCTTCGCCTAACCGCTAGATTCGATTTCGCTGTCCCACTACCCCAAAATGCATGCACTTTGGTTTAGGCTCTTCCCCTTTCGCTCACCACTACTGAGGGAATCTCTATTGATTTCTTTTCCTCCAGCTACTAAGATGTTTCAATTCACTGGGTTCGCTCTTTCGTTATTGGGTTGCCCCATTCGGACATCTCCGGCTCACTGCATGCTTCCTGCTCCCCGGAGCTTTTCGTTGGTAACCACGTCCTTCTTCGCCTCTGTGTGCCTAGGTATCCACCATGAGCCCTTCTTCTCTTGACCACTATTGCTGAATGCTAACTGCTCATCGCTAATTTCCATTAGCCATTAGCTATTAGCTTTTCGCTTTTAGTTACTTTCGCTTTTCTATGCAGTTTTCAAGGTTCTGGCTGGAACATTTCCAGCAGTCTTGTTCCCTTGCGGTTTCAAGTTGCTGAATTTCTTCTATTGATAAGTGCCCAAATCATCAATGCTTTGGCATTTTTTTCCGAACCCACACTAGTTTGAAAGCCAATTTTCTTTACCTCGCACGACCTAGGATTTCTGAATTATGAATTCTGAATTATGAAGTGTGAATTGTGAATTTCATCATTCATAATTTATCATTCATAATTTAGTTGGTCTCCCTAAAAGGAGGTGATCCAGCCACACCTTCCGGTACGGCTACCTTGTTACGACTTCACCCCAGTCACCAGTCCTGCCTTCGGCATCCTCCTCCACGAATGGTTAGAGTAACGACTTCGGGCACTACCAGCTTCCATGGTGTGACGGGCGGTGTGTACAAGGCCCGGGAACGAATTCACTGCAGTATGCTGACCTGCAATTACTAGCGATTCCACCTTCACGCAGGCGAGTTGCAGCCTGCGATCTGAACTGAGCCGTGGTTTGTGAGATTTGCTTGCTATCACTAGCTTGCTGCCCTCTGTCCACAGCATTGTAGTACGTGTGTAGCCCAGGACGTAAGGGGCATGCTGACTTGACGTCATCCCCACCTTCCTCCGGTTTGTCACCGGCAGTCTTCTTAGAGTTCCCAACTTAATGATGGCAACTAAGTACGAGGGTTGCGCTCGTTGCGGGACTTAACCCAACATCTCACGACACGAGCTGACGACAGCCATGCACCACCTGTGTTCGCGCTCCCTAAGGCACTCCCAACTTTCATCGGGATTCGCGACATGTCAAGCCCTGGTAAGGTTCTTCGCGTTGCATCGAATTAAACCACATACTCCACCGCTTGTGCGGGCCCCCGTCAATTCCTTTGAGTTTCACACTTGCGTGCGTACTCCCCAGGCGGGATACTTAACGCGTTGGCTCCGGCACTACGCGGGTCGATACGCGTAACGCCTAGTATCCATCGTTTACGGCTAGGACTACTGGGGTATCTAATCCCATTCGCTCCCCTAGCTTTCGTCCCTCAGTGTCAGTTATGGTCCAGCAGAGCGCTTTCGCCACCGGTGTTCTTCCCGATCTCTACGCATTTCACCGCTACACCGGGAATTCCCTCTACCCCTACCATACTCCAGTCTCTCAGTTTCCACTGCCTTTATCTAGTTAAGCCAGACGCTTTGACAGCAGACTTGATAAACCACCTGCGGACGCTTTACGCCCAATCATTCCGGATAACGCTTGCATCCTCCGTATTACCGCGGCTGCTGGCACGGAGTTAGCCGATGCTTATTCCTCAGGTACCTTCAACTTATTATTCCCTGAGAAAAGAGGTTTACAACCCAAGAGCCTTCCTCCCTCACGCGGTATTGCTCCGTCAGGCTTTCGCCCATTGCGGAAAATTCCCCACTGCTGCCTCCCGTAGGAGTCTGGACCGTGTCTCAGTTCCAGTGTGGCTGATCGTCCTCTCAGACCAGCTACCGATCGCCGTCTTGGTGCGCTCTTACCACACCAACTAACTAATCGGACGCGAGCTCATCTCCAGGCAGCTAGCCTTTCACCCATGGGCACATCCGGTATTAGCAGCCGTTTCCAACTGTTGTCCCGGACCTGAAGCCAGATTCTCACGCGTTACTCACCCGTCCGCCACTATCTCCGAAGAGACCGTTCGACTTGCATGTGTTAAGCATACCGCCAGCGTTCATCCTGAGCCAGGATCAAACTCTCCGTTTTGAAGTGTTCTTGCTCCGACACACTCAAAGTGCATCCGAGCCTCTTGGCTTATTATTTTTGTTTGAGTTTTGGGTTTTCACCCGCCACTTAATTTTTTGACGAGGTTTTTAATTGCTTGGCTTTCAAACTATTGCTTTATCTTGGTTCGGTTGTGTTGGCGCTTTTCTCTCTCGCTTCACACTTTATCTAGAGTAACAACCCGATTTTGCTTTGTCAAGGGTTTTTCAAAAGTTTTTTTGAACTTCCAGATAAATTTGTTTCTAACCCTTGCTGGACAAGCTTTTCAAGGCTTTCGAAATTTGTAGGCTTTCAAACTTATCTATATATTGATACTGTGTGTTGGTTCGGCGTTGCTAAGTTAATTGTTTTTTAGCACTACTCTGTAAGTATAGCCACAATATTGAGATTAAGCCATCTCCTGAACGACCGTAGGACTTACGGAATAATTTTTCTTAAAGGGGGGGGCTACGAAGATGGGGGGAGCTGCAACGCATAAAATCCTCAAAATATCGTTGAGGTTGTGTAAGTCCTGTAAGAGACTGGCTGATTCTACTTACGTACTGCTGGACGAGGAGGAGAAAAAAGTTGACTGGAAAAAATTGGCTTTATTTTAGAAGTCTCTTAAAACCATTTATAGAAACGTAAAAATAGTACAGAATAAGCCAATAAAAACTTGCAACGAGGTGCATAAAGTGAAACTGAGAGAATTATTAGCAACTGTCGATAATGTCGTACTACCATCCGAACACCCTGCATTAGATTTGGAGATCCGGGGCTTGAAAACAAATTCCCACGCTTGCGGTGCGGGAGATTTATTTATTGGAATGCCTGGAACACGGGTGGATGGTGGAGATTTTTGGCAAAGTGCGATCGCCTCAGGTGCTGTAGCTGCGGTGATTTCACCGCAAGCTATACAAAAGCATCCACCCACAGCAGAAGCTTGCGTTATTGCGGCTGAAGACATGATTCAAGCTTGCGCTCAGCTAGCCAGTAGTTTTTATGATTACCCCGGACAAAAACTCAAACTTGTGGGTGTTACGGGTACAAATGGCAAAACCACAACAACTCACCTAGTAGAACATTTCCTAAATCAAGCCAATTTTCCTACAGCGTTAATGGGTACACTGTATACTCGTTGGAAAGATTTTTTACAAACCGCAGTTCACACAACACCTTTTGCTGTGGAACTGCAACAGCAATTAGCCGCTGCTATAGATGCTGGAAACGATTATGGAGTGATGGAAGTGAGTTCCCACGCTCTCGCCCAAGGTCGAGTGATGGGTTGTCAGTTTGAGGTAGGAGTGTTTACGAATTTGACTCAAGACCA
It encodes the following:
- a CDS encoding thioesterase domain-containing protein; the protein is MKTVNRLLTDLEKLEIQLWLDEEVRLRYSAPKGALSSQLRDELRERKAEIIEYLHYKHRVAKFPPIESILVKIQPIGSKPPLFCIHPAGGNVFCYLELSRHLGLDQPLYGLRPPNLYGEEEPLNSIEDMATAYIKAMQSVQPQGPYHLAGSSFGGLVIYEIAQQLQASGQEVSFLGMLDMALLTSTDLKNQIERVGNEYYLVLTAFADSTAGALGEYVQQITVDELRTFSELDAQLNYILQKLIELKLLPTEFTFEQFRHLFDVFEGNVIAGMRYTIKTYPGKVVFFHATEDIIDLFHEHQDPTRGWSKFALGGVDVHEIEGNHYSMLRSQVLAEKIKPYLIKS
- a CDS encoding tetratricopeptide repeat protein; the encoded protein is MNNESYNKGIEKAKQKDYAGAIEEFTHALQLAPYFAEAYYRRGLAYYDLGEIHKAVSDFTTAIDLAQSVEAYYSRALARVSLKNLPGALADVEQAIRHNINYAAAHNLRGTVLRKQGYIPDAIASFKKAAELYLNQKDTENCRQCLAKIRQLQPKEKPTTVKSPTPTIAPLKSESSYFIQLLDKAEKGNTRDAMEDLNWVLQADPQDAYAYCCRGVVRCKQGNYQDAISDFNRALQLNFQDAIVYRNRGKARFHMGDHTGAIADFNQALQIQPQDALLYVARGNVFREMGNHLGAIKDYTQALEINPNDATAYYNRGIAYTCIEEMHRAIEDYQRAASMLCEKEDWVNYQQVIDSLKKIHSSTSESKKTTNNLLRQRLLRLVGGHWEIAERLIDQARYDYPGMPEDWYLEKVIHDLERDWGR
- the sfsA gene encoding DNA/RNA nuclease SfsA codes for the protein MDYLYRYPPLYPGILLKRYKRFFADVELASGEVVTAHCPNTGPMTGVCTPGSLVQLSYSDRPNRKLSYTWEMIQVHDSEPTWVGINTILPNKITKLALEKYLFLELGKYTHLLTEVAYGQDKKSRVDFLLYESQENKNTVPSSGSLARKRELLLEQSIPRIYLEVKNTTLAQGRIALFPDTETTRGQKHLRELMALLPQHRAVMLYFINRGDCTAFAPGDATDPIYGKLLRDAINVGLEILPCRFETTPEGVRYLGFAECKF